In the genome of Opitutia bacterium KCR 482, one region contains:
- a CDS encoding type III pantothenate kinase has protein sequence MDSVYTIDIGNTRTHCALVSASGGKYEILSSADYMSADFARIFAEERLLDASGADAAAWCSVVPKYSDALSEVLDGRGSFRLSHETSPIEIDLPNPAQLGQDRIADAVGAGLFFEPPYIVVDMGTAVTIDLVDSRGKYAGGAIAPGMHAFAEYLNERAAQLPKINPADADYGASIGRDTVSAMHVGCVKGFCKLADGIIADIERDFFGGGSAAERTVFTGGSVGLLPKKWLADRKIESNLANLGLARSYLLNTEKI, from the coding sequence ATGGATTCCGTTTATACAATAGACATCGGCAACACCCGCACGCACTGCGCGCTCGTTTCCGCAAGCGGCGGAAAGTACGAAATACTTTCGTCGGCGGACTACATGAGCGCGGACTTTGCGCGGATTTTCGCCGAAGAACGCCTGCTCGACGCAAGCGGCGCGGACGCCGCGGCATGGTGCTCCGTAGTGCCGAAATACTCGGACGCGCTTTCGGAAGTTCTTGACGGGCGGGGGTCTTTCAGGCTCTCGCACGAAACGTCGCCCATCGAAATAGACCTGCCCAATCCCGCCCAGTTGGGGCAGGACAGAATTGCCGACGCCGTCGGCGCGGGGCTGTTTTTCGAGCCGCCGTACATCGTGGTGGACATGGGGACTGCGGTCACGATTGACTTGGTCGATTCGCGCGGGAAATATGCGGGCGGGGCAATCGCCCCCGGAATGCACGCGTTTGCGGAGTATCTCAACGAACGCGCGGCGCAGCTGCCCAAAATAAACCCCGCCGACGCCGACTACGGGGCGAGCATCGGCAGGGACACGGTTTCGGCAATGCACGTCGGCTGCGTGAAGGGCTTTTGCAAGCTTGCCGACGGGATTATCGCAGACATCGAGCGCGACTTCTTCGGCGGCGGGAGCGCGGCGGAGCGCACGGTTTTCACGGGGGGGAGCGTTGGGCTTCTTCCTAAAAAATGGCTTGCAGACAGGAAAATCGAGTCCAATCTTGCAAACTTGGGTTTGGCAAGGTCGTACCTTTTGAACACGGAAAAAATATAG
- a CDS encoding thiazole synthase encodes MYKDDKLTIGGREFSSRLFLGTGKFSSPQVMMDALAQSGASVATVALKRANLGGGSDASADIAEWLEPDKYLVLPNTSGAVNADEAVRIARLGRAAGFGDFVKLEIHPDPNYLLPDPIDTLEATKILSKDGFKVMAYINADPVLALRLQDAGAVAVMPLGAPIGTNRGVETRGQVEIIIEQCDVPVVVDAGIGLPSHAAEAMEMGAAAVMINTAVAAASDPIAMAKAFAAAVEAGRTAKLTASFERGVFASATSPLTGFLE; translated from the coding sequence ATGTACAAAGACGATAAATTGACGATAGGCGGCAGGGAGTTCTCCTCCCGCCTTTTTCTCGGCACGGGAAAGTTCTCGTCGCCGCAGGTAATGATGGACGCGCTTGCGCAGAGCGGCGCGTCGGTCGCGACGGTCGCGTTGAAGCGCGCAAATCTTGGCGGAGGTTCGGACGCGTCGGCGGACATCGCCGAATGGCTCGAACCCGACAAGTACCTCGTTCTGCCCAATACGTCTGGCGCGGTGAACGCCGACGAGGCAGTGAGAATTGCGCGGCTCGGACGCGCCGCGGGCTTCGGCGATTTCGTGAAGCTCGAAATCCACCCCGACCCGAACTACCTTCTTCCCGACCCCATCGACACCCTCGAAGCCACGAAAATCCTTTCGAAAGACGGCTTCAAGGTGATGGCGTACATCAATGCCGATCCCGTTCTTGCGCTCCGCCTCCAAGACGCGGGCGCGGTCGCCGTCATGCCGCTGGGCGCGCCAATCGGCACAAACAGAGGCGTCGAGACGCGCGGACAGGTCGAAATAATCATAGAGCAGTGCGACGTCCCCGTTGTAGTAGACGCGGGCATAGGGCTTCCGTCGCATGCGGCGGAGGCCATGGAAATGGGGGCGGCAGCCGTCATGATAAACACTGCGGTTGCGGCTGCGTCCGACCCCATCGCGATGGCGAAGGCGTTTGCGGCGGCGGTCGAGGCTGGGCGCACGGCAAAGCTCACGGCGTCGTTCGAACGCGGGGTTTTCGCTTCGGCGACAAGCCCTCTTACGGGGTTCTTGGAGTAG
- a CDS encoding secretin N-terminal domain-containing protein — translation MKFKTLKLAAFAVATTAAAVCGRADGAKPEQSSALQSPKLDDAPQGPFFLVDETPANTVKILEALTGKIAIVAPNLPNVKINFSTEGKLSRSEAIVAFKSLLTANGVAITPLGEKFFKASHSGVSATQAPALISGSAKNIAPTQEIFSKLYELKYADAETFQQTLLKCVSPEAAPFIALFPQKNAFLLTDTLVNHQRVEALLSKIDTPTTINEDIGVVMLKNMSADDLKRRFATLKSEVLKKYFDKTTIEADERTNQVLIATSKGNLKNITDIIEKLDVDAQPLTKSEVFYIRHGEAKDIESVLNSVVKGQKTAAKNAQTAKTAAVNAANRANRISNAQNKAANAAKLPTNLTADPTGAALQFSDYITIVADERSNSVVVYGTPTDLKQIDAIIKKIDIVLAQVKIDVIITEVTLTDNQTSGLSSFGLGYSTLPNDSGKKGWNGRTAVAAMDGTETSPFTLSIDEYGFNSVFSVASQNSNIKILSAPSIVTTHNKKATINVSETQALITQTTSIETTNYPQTKNTVEWKDIGIILEVKPLIGENGVVQMEIKQTVESVVRTQLINDVSQPIIGKREAESFVSAASGETVILAGLQQTKSTKTDGEVFLLSDLPLVGHFFEPNSKKVERTELIIFIRPTMVKSEAYASLLAKNKIGSEETSKEVARYFETGKFHDAKNETMDAGNRKFSSFEKTVLPKSITSDTNAEEKTEAAGESETKPETKQKRAAKKSRRAVR, via the coding sequence ATGAAATTTAAGACACTAAAACTGGCGGCGTTTGCCGTCGCAACGACGGCGGCGGCGGTCTGCGGACGCGCCGACGGGGCGAAACCCGAACAAAGTTCCGCCCTGCAATCGCCCAAGCTTGACGACGCCCCGCAGGGGCCGTTTTTCCTCGTGGACGAAACTCCCGCAAACACGGTGAAGATTTTGGAGGCGTTGACGGGGAAAATCGCAATCGTCGCGCCGAACCTGCCGAACGTAAAGATAAATTTTTCCACGGAGGGCAAGCTGTCGAGGTCGGAGGCGATAGTTGCGTTCAAGTCGCTGCTGACGGCAAACGGGGTTGCGATAACGCCCCTCGGCGAAAAGTTTTTCAAGGCGTCGCATTCGGGAGTTTCGGCAACGCAGGCTCCCGCGCTCATTTCAGGCTCGGCAAAAAATATCGCGCCCACGCAGGAGATTTTCTCGAAACTCTACGAGCTTAAATACGCCGACGCCGAAACATTCCAGCAGACGCTCCTCAAATGCGTGTCGCCCGAAGCCGCGCCCTTCATCGCGCTCTTCCCGCAGAAAAACGCGTTCCTGCTTACCGACACCCTCGTAAACCACCAGCGTGTGGAAGCCCTGCTTTCGAAAATAGACACGCCCACTACAATCAACGAGGACATCGGCGTTGTCATGCTCAAAAACATGTCAGCCGACGACCTCAAACGCCGCTTCGCAACCCTCAAAAGCGAAGTCCTCAAAAAGTATTTCGACAAAACCACAATAGAGGCCGACGAGCGCACAAACCAAGTGCTCATCGCAACCTCCAAGGGCAACCTCAAAAACATAACCGACATCATCGAAAAGCTCGACGTAGACGCGCAGCCGCTTACGAAGTCGGAAGTATTCTATATAAGACACGGCGAGGCGAAGGACATCGAAAGCGTTTTGAACAGCGTCGTAAAGGGGCAGAAAACCGCCGCCAAAAACGCGCAGACCGCAAAGACCGCCGCGGTCAACGCCGCCAACCGCGCAAACAGAATCTCGAACGCGCAAAACAAGGCGGCGAACGCCGCGAAGCTCCCAACAAACCTCACGGCAGACCCCACGGGCGCGGCGTTGCAGTTCTCCGACTACATCACGATTGTCGCCGACGAGCGCAGCAATTCGGTAGTGGTCTACGGCACGCCCACCGACCTCAAACAAATCGACGCTATCATAAAGAAAATCGACATCGTCCTCGCGCAGGTAAAAATCGACGTAATCATAACCGAAGTCACCCTCACCGACAACCAGACATCGGGGCTTTCGTCGTTCGGACTGGGCTACTCTACGCTCCCGAACGATTCGGGCAAAAAGGGCTGGAACGGGCGGACGGCGGTCGCCGCAATGGACGGCACCGAAACCTCGCCGTTCACGCTTTCAATCGACGAATACGGCTTCAACAGCGTGTTCAGCGTGGCGTCGCAAAACAGCAACATAAAAATCCTCTCCGCGCCGTCGATTGTCACAACGCACAACAAAAAGGCGACAATCAACGTCTCGGAAACGCAGGCGCTCATCACGCAGACAACCTCCATCGAAACAACAAACTACCCGCAGACAAAAAACACCGTCGAGTGGAAGGACATCGGCATAATCCTCGAAGTAAAGCCGCTCATCGGCGAAAACGGAGTCGTGCAGATGGAGATAAAACAGACCGTGGAATCGGTCGTACGCACGCAGCTTATCAACGACGTAAGCCAGCCGATTATCGGCAAGCGCGAGGCGGAAAGCTTCGTGTCGGCGGCAAGCGGCGAAACCGTGATTCTTGCGGGTCTGCAACAGACGAAATCAACAAAGACCGACGGCGAAGTCTTCCTGCTCTCCGACCTCCCGCTCGTGGGACACTTCTTCGAACCCAATTCCAAAAAGGTGGAGCGCACCGAGCTTATCATTTTTATCCGCCCGACAATGGTAAAGAGCGAGGCGTATGCCTCCCTGCTTGCAAAAAACAAAATAGGCTCGGAGGAAACGTCGAAAGAGGTTGCGCGGTACTTCGAAACGGGCAAATTCCACGACGCGAAAAACGAAACAATGGACGCGGGAAACCGCAAGTTCAGCTCTTTCGAAAAAACGGTGCTGCCGAAATCGATTACCTCCGACACAAACGCGGAAGAAAAAACCGAAGCGGCGGGCGAATCGGAAACAAAGCCCGAAACAAAACAAAAACGCGCGGCGAAAAAATCGCGCAGGGCGGTACGATGA
- a CDS encoding GspE/PulE family protein, whose protein sequence is MNSGNDIFEIFSDTLEPDAIAELRETDASKRAAFILERGRLTESEIARRLAEFSGIREGKAPTPAKNPTERVPLRIISEYACMPCDDGALAVSWPPSPDASKWIAAITGKKPEWKIVPTNALDAALSEAFGVGAESFDGDSDDDFSDIDDADAQEDENAAVIKFVNELVARAKSDRATDIHIEPQKNALAIRFRIDGNLVPLKLPETVSRFKDAVVSRIKIMARLNISEKRRPQDGRITFAAKDGGEIDIRVSSLPTIFGESVSLRLLSQKSRPVTIEDLGFMPDDAAKIAVPLSRPHGIILVTGPTGSGKSTTLTAFIRRLRAPEIRIITVEDPVEYEVEGVNQTQVHPEIGLTFSSVLRSVLRQDPDVIMVGEIRDRETADIAIRASLTGHLVLSTLHTNDAAGALTRLVDMGIEPFLIASSVEMILAQRLVRRLCRCAVRADIPRGVLANSLAALGVREDESRFAELVKRPEGCDKCRGIGYFGRIGIFEVLLCDDEIRAMISSRATARDIAELAKSRGMRTLCECGWELVKRGSTSLEEIMYYATQSEGNNARI, encoded by the coding sequence ATGAACAGCGGGAACGACATCTTCGAAATTTTCTCCGACACGCTCGAACCCGATGCAATCGCGGAACTGCGCGAAACGGATGCGTCGAAACGCGCGGCGTTCATTCTCGAACGCGGGCGGCTGACCGAAAGCGAAATAGCCCGCAGGCTCGCGGAGTTTTCGGGAATCAGGGAGGGCAAAGCCCCGACGCCCGCAAAAAATCCCACCGAGCGCGTGCCGCTTAGGATAATCTCGGAGTACGCCTGCATGCCGTGCGACGACGGCGCTCTCGCGGTTTCGTGGCCGCCCTCCCCCGACGCGTCGAAGTGGATTGCGGCAATCACGGGCAAAAAGCCCGAATGGAAAATAGTGCCGACAAACGCGCTCGACGCCGCGCTCTCGGAGGCGTTCGGAGTAGGCGCGGAAAGCTTCGACGGCGACTCCGACGACGACTTCTCCGACATCGACGACGCCGACGCGCAGGAGGACGAAAACGCCGCCGTCATAAAATTCGTCAACGAGCTTGTCGCCCGCGCAAAGTCCGACCGCGCGACGGACATTCACATCGAGCCGCAGAAAAACGCGCTCGCAATCAGGTTCAGAATCGACGGAAACCTCGTGCCGCTGAAACTGCCCGAAACCGTTTCGCGCTTCAAGGACGCGGTGGTGTCGCGCATAAAAATCATGGCGCGGCTGAACATTTCGGAAAAACGCCGCCCGCAGGACGGCCGCATTACATTCGCCGCAAAAGACGGCGGAGAAATCGACATACGCGTTTCGAGCCTGCCGACGATTTTCGGCGAAAGCGTCTCCCTGCGACTGCTCTCGCAGAAATCGCGCCCCGTTACGATAGAGGACTTGGGCTTCATGCCCGACGACGCAGCGAAAATAGCAGTCCCCCTCTCGCGGCCGCACGGAATAATTTTGGTGACAGGCCCCACGGGTTCGGGAAAATCGACTACGCTCACCGCGTTTATCCGCCGACTCCGCGCTCCCGAAATCCGCATAATCACGGTGGAAGACCCCGTGGAATACGAGGTCGAGGGCGTCAACCAGACGCAGGTTCACCCCGAAATCGGGCTGACGTTCTCGTCGGTTCTGCGCTCGGTTCTGCGCCAAGACCCCGACGTTATAATGGTCGGCGAAATCCGCGACAGGGAGACCGCCGACATCGCAATCCGCGCGTCGCTTACGGGGCACCTTGTGCTGAGCACGCTCCATACAAACGACGCCGCGGGCGCGCTCACCCGCCTTGTCGACATGGGAATAGAGCCGTTCCTGATTGCCTCGTCCGTCGAGATGATTCTCGCGCAAAGGCTCGTGCGCAGGCTCTGCCGCTGCGCCGTCCGCGCCGACATTCCGCGCGGGGTGCTTGCAAACAGCCTCGCGGCTCTCGGCGTGCGCGAAGACGAATCGCGTTTTGCCGAGCTTGTCAAACGCCCCGAAGGCTGCGACAAATGCAGGGGGATAGGCTATTTCGGGCGGATAGGAATTTTCGAAGTTCTCCTTTGCGACGACGAAATCCGCGCAATGATTTCCTCGCGCGCGACCGCCCGCGACATCGCCGAACTTGCAAAATCGCGCGGAATGCGCACGCTCTGCGAATGCGGCTGGGAGCTTGTCAAACGCGGCTCGACTTCGCTCGAAGAAATCATGTACTACGCAACGCAGTCGGAGGGAAACAATGCCCGAATTTAA
- a CDS encoding type II secretion system F family protein has protein sequence MPEFKYRASDAAGKIRTGKIDAADAKTAALGLSASGLTPLSVRATATQATKSEKTPKKSGGEKSALALVKKLKQLCGGGGMPVGDALKSLSVRSLDPRVKGLARELYAELSEGKTLAAAMSKRPETFDASVVHLVEAGESTANLGFVFDNIIEYIEERGKLRATIVSALAYPAFLCATASAVVLMFLFFMLPRIKSMMANMGAPENFAIKMMNFIGDALTVGVPAFVFAAGAAVVALKFYGKTPAGRAKIDANILKTPIIGKIAFDADICRISKLAATLFASGVNATETFRLAEKTISNAELAARFRQFRTAVNDGAPISAALQKFGLLDDEDVDVVAVGERTGSLVSAFGELASAHSASLGRRIKTATSALGGLALGTAFLLIFTFAAGIVTSILGLSQGLVAK, from the coding sequence ATGCCCGAATTTAAGTACAGGGCAAGCGACGCGGCGGGAAAAATCCGCACGGGGAAAATCGACGCGGCGGACGCAAAAACCGCGGCTCTCGGACTGTCCGCGTCGGGGCTGACGCCGCTTTCCGTCCGCGCAACGGCAACACAGGCGACGAAGTCGGAAAAAACTCCCAAAAAATCGGGCGGTGAGAAGTCCGCGCTCGCTCTCGTGAAAAAGCTGAAACAGCTCTGCGGTGGCGGCGGAATGCCCGTGGGCGACGCGCTGAAATCGCTCTCCGTGCGCTCTCTCGACCCGCGCGTAAAGGGGCTTGCCCGCGAACTGTACGCGGAACTGAGCGAAGGCAAAACGCTCGCCGCGGCAATGTCAAAACGCCCCGAAACTTTCGACGCGTCCGTCGTGCACCTCGTCGAGGCGGGCGAATCTACGGCAAACCTCGGCTTCGTTTTCGACAACATCATAGAGTACATCGAGGAGCGCGGCAAACTGCGGGCGACAATCGTGTCCGCCCTCGCCTACCCAGCGTTTTTGTGCGCAACGGCGTCGGCGGTCGTGCTGATGTTTTTGTTTTTCATGCTCCCGCGCATAAAGTCGATGATGGCGAACATGGGCGCGCCAGAAAACTTCGCCATAAAAATGATGAACTTTATTGGCGACGCGCTGACGGTGGGCGTGCCCGCCTTTGTCTTCGCGGCGGGAGCGGCAGTCGTCGCCCTGAAATTCTACGGCAAAACTCCTGCGGGACGCGCGAAAATAGACGCAAACATTTTGAAAACGCCGATAATCGGAAAAATCGCGTTCGACGCCGACATTTGCAGAATCTCGAAGCTTGCGGCAACACTCTTCGCGTCGGGCGTCAACGCCACGGAAACGTTCAGGCTCGCCGAAAAGACAATCTCAAACGCCGAACTCGCCGCGCGTTTCAGGCAGTTCAGAACGGCAGTAAACGACGGCGCGCCGATTTCGGCGGCGCTGCAAAAATTCGGGCTTCTCGACGACGAAGACGTAGACGTCGTCGCGGTCGGCGAGCGCACGGGAAGCCTCGTTTCGGCGTTCGGAGAGCTTGCGTCGGCGCACTCGGCATCGCTCGGACGCAGGATAAAAACGGCGACCTCCGCGCTCGGCGGGCTTGCGCTCGGCACGGCGTTTCTGCTGATTTTCACGTTCGCGGCGGGCATTGTCACAAGCATTCTGGGGCTAAGCCAGGGGCTTGTCGCAAAATAG